The following nucleotide sequence is from Coffea eugenioides isolate CCC68of chromosome 10, Ceug_1.0, whole genome shotgun sequence.
tttgagtgtatattacgttaagtaataagtgaatagGTCATCACTGATTTTTGCGAGCaagttttgtttagaaaattcaatgccacttaattcaatttttattatcaaacgtaTCTAaacatgttaagatctgaatctattaagtttACGTAttaaattggattatcaaacacGGTATAAGATCCGTTGTGGCACTTAATTGGTTTAAGCGATTACATCCGGGTTTGACTCCTGGCAGCaaaatcctttttctttttattaacAATTTgactcctttttttcttttgttttttgggcCCAAGGAAAACCAATTATCGTAAAATCGTCTTTTAATCTTCACATGAACGCTCAATGTTTGAAATACCAGAATTGAGTAGAGGTaagattttgggtttaataAGTCAAAGAAGCAAATTACAACTGATTTGTTgagatattttataaatttaccctttttttatgCTCAAAATTTAACCAAGTTAGTCAAGTTCAACTTCAAGTCTTGCAACATGTTGAAGCcctagaaaaaaataataatatcaaGTTTCAATAGTACTTGCAATAGCCTATAAGCTTTTAATTTGCAAGTACTAATTATTTAGTGCTTAAGCAATCTACGTTTCaagattcattttttttctgttaaATCATGAATTTGCAAAAATACTAAACAGAGAAGGGAAAAACAGTATCCAAAAATTGTATAGATTTTCAGAACAAATTTCGATTCCACGGTAAGGCACATAGCTTTGATTTTCGAAACCATTTAAGGTAGATTTCTTGCATACCACGCATAATGGGGAATGGCAGCAGCCAATCTTTCAATATTGCAGGTAAAATTAATGCTGATGATAGTGGGATCATGCCACAAATATACACGTCCAGGAATTCCAGTTTTTTAATACTTGAAATGTGACCATATCCTACATTTTACATGTATGACAAAAAAGAACAGAAAATTCAAAACCTACAGCTCTGATTCTTGGACTAATTATGAGATAAATGGTTTATTCTTTTGCTGATATGCTGTTGATAACTTGCAATAGTTGTTTTCTGAAATTCTCAAGCTGCAAAACTCAGCCAAAGACTCAAAGTGCAACCTGAATTTTCCCATCTGTGCAAATATTTGAGACTAAGAGCACATATTGCTGGAATAAACAGTCAAAAATGACCATAAAGATCGTTGATCTGTTTTGTTTAGTTTAGCTATTCAAAAGTATGTGCAAATTTGCAGTGTTGATTGTTAAATCCTTAGTCATCACATTTATTACCAGACGGATGCTGAACCATTTCATGCCATGTCCTTTTCTAACTACCTCTGCAATTCAATGTCTAACAAAATTCACATCCTTTCCAACAATAGTCCAGCCAATACAATAGGATGTAAGTCATGCATTTGTTTCAAGAAATGGATAGTCAGTATAACCCACAACTGGATCAGGTATATAGAATGTAGCTCGATTATACTTGTTCAGGGGAGTATTTAACTCAAATCTCTTGGGTAAATCAGGATTGGCTAAGAATATACGCCCATATGCAATAAGATCAGCATGATTTTCTGCCACAGCTTTGTTTCCATCTTCCCTTTGATAACCACCAGCAGCAATGAAAGTACCTTTGAATGCCTTTCTCATTGGCAGAAGACTATCGGCACATTCAAATTTTTCTCCAACTTTTATCATCCTTGGCTCAACCATGTGCAAGTACAGAATTCCATACTTATTCAAGGCTTCAGCCATATGCAGACCTAGTGCTTTCGGATTTGAATCGCTTGCTCCATTGTAATTCGCAAAGGGCGAAAGTCTTATACCAACTCTATCGGCTCCTATTGCATCTGACACGGcttcaactatttccaaagcaaATCTGCAGCGGTTCTCCAAAGATCCTCCATATTCATCTGTTCGGTCATTGACTTGGCCCTTCGAAAACTGGTCTATTAGATAACCATGAGCTCCATGGATTTCAACCCCATCAAATCCTGCAGAATAGACTTAAGCTGGATAGGGCAAAACATGATCTTCTGATAACTTTAAGGCTGTTCTGTCATCTTCTTTGCAACATTGGTAGAATGAATGATTTAGCCAATTAGGACATAAATTGTAATCTTAACTAAAGAAATGCAGATAAGGCACTCGCAAATCAGAAGATTATTTTGTAGAAGTTTCCAGTATGTTACTAGCTCAAATTTATCCTACTTGCTGAAAATTAAGTTAAAGTTCCTAATGAACCAGTCTTTTTTGTTCTCATTTACACTTCTACCTGCGCTGAATAAGAATTGTGTACATAAGAGCAAGAACTCAAGAACAATGTCATTCTTTAATCAGGATTCCATCTTTATCTCCAAAAGatagattttaatttttcaGTTCTTCAACAAGTTCTGCATATACTGAAAATCTTACCAGCTTCAATAGCACTCAAAGCAGCAAGTCTAAAATCATTGACAACCTGAGGAATTTCTTCTGTCCTTAACCTTCGAGGAGGTGAAAATTCTGCAACATCAATACCATTTGTTCGAACTTGGGGAGCTAACAGCTTGTCTGTAGATGATATTGGAGCTTGTCCGTTGGGTTGAAAATCTGCAAATGGAAGTTAATTAAATCAGCTTCAAAGGAATAGAAGTCAAGCGCTCAGAGTGAACAGGAACTAGTGCCTCCAATAACACATTAGACTGAAACAAGAAATCTCAATTGCCACAACCAATCCTCAGATTTATATCCATGCTTGATTCCAGATGAAATTTTAAGGTGTAAATGCATCATCCAGAGTGGCCTTGCCAAATGAATTAGTTTACAGCAGTTGTATTCCTGTTGAATATATAGTAAATCTTGGTCCACAACTAGCATGTCTAAGATAGCAcacttaaccaaaaaaaaattaatcagaGAGAAAATTACCATTGTTTGAAACCCGTCCACCATGCCAAAGTTGGCAGAAAAATATACCACCTTTGGCATGAACTGCGTCTACTATTGGTTTCCAAGCCTCAATTTGTTCCTTAGTCCATATTCCAGGTGTCATTGGATAGCTTTATATATAAGGAAAAGTTCAACACTTAGTAGAAATGGCCAAAATAACAAACATAGGGTGAATGCTTGAAATATTTAGATCAATGGAAAACAAGGAATTCTAATAGAATTACCCTCGGCCTGTGTCAGAGACTACAGTGGCTTCTGCTATGAGCAAACCACCTTTCGTGGTTCTCTGAGAGTAGTACAAAATAGCATGAGGCTGTGGAATATCGTTGTAAGATCTCTGTCTTGTCAAAGGTGCCAAAACAATTCTGCATGGAATTAATATTAGATGGTGCAAAATTTAGCCCTGAAACTCTTTCTGATGTAGGGGTTAGAGATGGAATCTCAAAATTGATCAGTTAAAGTAGTCGTAATTCTGATAAGAAAGATGCAATATCACACAAACTTCagttacaattttttttttcaattgagtTATTGCCTCCAAAGAGGAAAGGAGAATTCTAAGTTCAGTCTCATTCGAAATAGTAAATCTTGtgatatggaagatttcttCACTGAGCTTATAAGTCCAGTCCTATTTCTATTTAAGGAGGACAGAAGGAGAGCTTCATAGTCTAAATGCAGAGCAAATTATGCAAAATGCGAAGTAGGGTGTTTACTTGAAGGTGGTTCTCATTGTATTGACATATTTTCTGCCTCCATGTAACTTAAAAGGAACAACAAACAGTCAAACTAACAGAGTAATAGTGTCTATCAATTGCAGTAAAAAGAGATGATCCTGACCTGCAATCGGATAAGTTACTTTTTTTTATGCAAAATGCGAAGTAGGGTGTTTACTTGAAGGTGGTTCTCATTGTATTGACATATTTTCTGCCTCCATGTAACTTAAAAGGAACAACAAACAGTCAAACTAACAGAGTAACGAAGTGTTTAAAAATCTATCAATTGCAGTAAAAAGAGATGATCCTGACCTGCAATCGGATAAGTTACATTTATACGCAACGACAAACTACACAAAGTTTCAAGCCAATTTGTCATTGATCTTCtagaatctttttcttttctatttcgTTTTCTGTGAGTTCACACCGAGCCATTGATCACTTTGAAAGATCaggaaaggaaaagaggaaaagaaaaattagaatGTGCTCTCCCACAATGACGCAGGGACGGAGTGATAAGACTGCTCAGCTTGGAGCATTTCTTTAATTTGTGACTCTTTGAAGTTCAAACTGAAAGTAGCCTCTGTGACTCCTTCACAACATATAGCTTTTATTTCTTCTCTTCAAATCCTTAGGACAGCAAATTTCTTCACATCATGACATGATCAGAAAAGTAGGTACAAAGTCTGTTAATGTAACAAATTCAGAAACTTTTTTAGTGCATTTTCTTCCAAATCAAATTATGTTATTCATAGTTACAGATCAACTTTACCAGGTGTATAAACACATCTTTCCTATTAGCCATCACTTAAGGAAGAAAGATAGCACTTCAGCCCAGATTATTGAGACAGTAATCCCTCCTTCAAAACACTACAACCAAGTCCTTCGTTTTAGTAATCTAACTTTGTCTGTTTCTTGAATAAtataaaagttgaaattacttgCCTGATGAACCTGATTTCACTCCAAGTCAAAAGCTAGCAATTAGATAAATACATACATCAAAGTGATTTCCCAAGTGGGATTTTCCTAAAATATCTGCTTCTTAATCCAAATTCAGACATTTCAACAGTGAACACAAGCTGATCATTTCCTTCATAAAAAAAGGTTCAAAACTATATAGCCTGACAGAAATATAGGAAGAGAAATTCTAGTACTAAATATATACAGAAATATTACCTGTGAGAGAGCTGGAAAGGTCCCATTTGATAGGGAGTCAGCAAAGGGATCGTTTGCTCCTCCTGTCTATCATCTACCTTCTTTTCCATTTCTGTTTACTATCTCTAAATCTCTAGTGTTCTTGGTCTTTGATCTCAAAGGACCATACAACTGAGTAAGCCAGTGTGGGAGCTGAAAAAAAGATTTGGATATTCTGGCAACTGCAGGCACCAGTATCCAGTATTTACTGGTGGTATCCACAATCCACCATGTCGCTGATCATGGCCTAATTTTTCTAGTCTCCTATACAATTATTAATTATACCAGTGGATTAGAATAAagtacaaagaaaaaaaaagtacaaagaACCTTTTACTTTCCAAATTACGTGTTCCACTGAAACTTCACACTGAATTTTACTTTATTTACACATAATATTGCCAATTTGTCTTGTCTTTGTACAACATGTTTTGGGTCTAATTTATGCTGTGTGCGCTAAAAGAGATCGAAACTAAAATGGAAGAAGACGTGTGTTTGGATTAATCTTAACAATTTATTAcactttttccatttttaagaGTATCACCTGtgatatacattttttttaataagtgtGAGTTTTTTAATCCAAACTTCCATCATACCACGCAATCGTCCCTCAAGTATCAATTGCGATAATTGTGAGATTCCACTCGTATGACCCTCTCATCAcaaatgaaaatatttttacCAACTAAATCACATTTCATTGTCAAATATTTAAATTGAAGATTGACTCTAATACTTTCCTTTCtaacaagaagaaaaactgaaaactCTACAATCTTGcggtgtgtttggataggagattattttaaaaaaattatttagaataatacAGTAACACTTTTATGATGTGATTTATGAGAGATAAAAATAATGATTAGGAATGTATTTATAATGCATGCaagataatatttaaaaaaattttccccaaATTTATGTCTTGTTATATAAGACTATTATTTTTTTGGTGATACGCTTGTTGACTTTCTTGCATTTTGCTACACTTTTCTGTTGATGCCAAAGGGCAAAGGTCCGCGGGGCGGCATAAATTTATTAGTTATTGTCCTCTCTTTACGTCCATGTTCATGGCTctaacaagaaaaagaaatcccAGTACATTAAACGCAACAAAAGGGTAATTTTCTATTAAGACCCTCATGTTCattagaaaatttgaatttgatgtttcatttttagatatttatttttaaaatttttgtttctaaTAGGGGAGagataaaatttaagaaacggaaagaaagaaggaaaataagATTTCTACCTCCTTATTTATGATCTTATGTCACTTTTATTGCTCTTATTTGTATATTAGTAATTTTAATCTTTTGTATTGGTACTTGGTGATTTAGTTATTTGAGGAAAACATAATTTCATAGCATAGAAGTCATAGAAATATAGGAGCACAATATATCAATAGTGAGATATAAGGGGCTAAATTTGATTAAGTATACTTTACAAGGACTAAAATGGTAAATGAGAAATAAAAGAGACTAAATTATGTTATGATTAATGTTATTTCATAGACTTAAAAGGAACAATATTAATTTAGTAGTCCCATAAAGAATTTATTAAGGCTCAGGTTAATAGATTAGGagggattttttgtttttggggaCAAACCCAATGAGACCATTGGCCTAAGAATTTATTAAAGCTTAGGTTGACAAATTAGGAGGGATTTATTGGCCATTAAAATTTAGAGGGGACTAAAATCAGTTGGGAAACCAAGAATTGTTGGCATTTGATGGTGGCAAGGAAATTTGATTTCGCAACCAGCACCCGGAGAGGGACTTAAAGAGTCCCTCCTGGTGGCTCCTGGACCGATGGTCCGATTATCTAAGCATTGTGAGCAGAGTCCCCTCTTTTGAGAGTCTTTTCTATTCTAATTTGTTTAACGGTAAGTTCTACAAAATGGTGTAGTGGTTTCTAACATCATTATGGTAAAGACATTTTCAACCACTAAAAATTAGACAGCACAACAAACACGGATTCATATGTGGTATTAAATAGGACATTCACAAACTAGAAACCGGGTCCTTTATCCTATAGTAATAAAAGTTTGGGAGATCGGAGATGGAATAGGAATGCGAGTAGGAGATGGGAGATCAATTGATATTTGGCAAGATAAGTGGATACCAGGAAGTGAAAATGGAAGATTAACAACTGCAAGACATCCACAATGCACGATCAAAGAAGTAGCTGAACTGATCACGGATGGAGAATGGAACCAGGCAGTTCTCAAACGTTGGTTTATAGAGGCGGATATCCAAAAGATAAAGGCCATTCCAATAAGCACCACAGGCTGCCAGGATACAATGTACTGGAGATACACCAAGTCGGGTGTATTCACTGTGAAGTCAGCCTATGATGCAGCAATGGAAGCAAGTAAGGAACAGCTGAAGGGAAGGGTGCAAACAAATTTTGGAAGTACCAGTTATGATCAACAGAACTCAAAAATCTGGAAGAATGTATGGTCCTTACAGCTGAAGCACAAATTAAAGCATTTCCTGTGGAGGTGTCTGCACCACAGTCTGCCCGTGAATGAACAGATAAATAGAAGGACAGGCAAAGGCACTCCAATGTGTAGAAGCTGTGGGGAGGAGGTGGAAACAATTGAGCATATGTTGTTCTTTTGCAAAGATGCTGAAACGACTTGGAAGCTATCGCCAGTGCAATGGGATGGTTTGAAGGACATGAGAAGCAATTTTGTAAGGTGGTGGGAAGGGATATTAGGAGCAAAAGAAAGGGATAACGGACAGGAGCACATAGCTCTCACCGTAAATATCCTATGGCAAATATGGAAGGCAAGAAATAGGAAAGTTTTTGAGGCACAAGAGGCAGATCCCAGAAAGTCAGTCCAGCAAGCTCTAGCAGAGTGGGAAGAGTATATAGATGCTCAAAAATGTACAGCTGGAGAGTTCATTCAACAAACAGCACACTCAAGCAATAGAGGGAAGTGGAGTCCACCACCAAGGGGACTGATAAAAATAAACACAGATGCTGCTTTCTCTCAACACATGAGGAAAACAGGCATGGGAGCTGTGGCTAGAAATGCTGAAGGTAAACTAGTGAAAGTCTGGGCACGAACTGCATACAAAACTAGTGAACCACAAGTGGAGGAAGCAGCAGCAATTAGGATGGGAATGCAAATGGCTCACGAAGCAAACTGGAAGGCAGTAGAATTCCAATCTGATTGCAAAGAGGTGGTGGATAGGATAAACAAGGAAAATGGGCAGCAATCAAGAGTTGATGTTATCCTGGAGGACATTGCGAATATGAGATGTTTGTTTGCAAAATGTACTTTCTCTTTTGTCCATAGAACTGGAAATTGTTGTGCACATAGTTTGGCTAAGTTTGCGGTACAGCTAACAAAAAATGTTGAATGGGAAGAGTGCTTTCCCATGTGGCTCCATGAGAGTGCACAAAATGATTATACAGGAAGCAATCCTGATGTATCCAATCTTGTACTATCGAGTTTATGAAATGAAGATTATGgtgtttgacaaaaaaaaaaaaaaataataataataataaaagtttgGGACCCACATAATGTGACTATAAAAGAGAGTCAACCAGCCAGCTTGGCTATTGGTAGTCTTTGAACTCCAAAATCTCAATTTAATTGAGTCAAATTGGAAACGTTTCTATTTGGTCCTTTGAAATACTCTGAAAGTATCAATTTGGTCCCTAACACAAAATCTCAATTTGAATTAAAGACTTCAGTTTAGTCATATGAAGtgagaatattttttaatttagtcTTCCAAATATATAATGttggaaaatataaaataaattttatatacattgttagTGAAAATTAACTTTTTTAAGTCTAAATTAACTTTAGATAGATGTCATAGTAAGTTTATTATTTTATgaaaatcattttatttttaataaactACTTCTAAAAATAAACCTAGTATATTTCACGAATAATTCTGTAAAAGGTTTGTTCTTCTCTTCTAATTTCCTACTCTCTAGCATCTACAACTTCTATTTGACCTTTGCATTATCCAAACCACTAATAGATCTCAACCATCATTGTTTCGTAATTAAAACAAGactaaaagatttttttttatcaatgtGGAGGAACTGAtgtaaattaagaaaatttgggaaaaaaatttttggatctAGGGAGGCATGAAATCATGGATCATGTAGGGAAAAGAAACTTTCTCTTCAAGCTATGGAAAGATATGCATATTTGTGATTAGATgtagagaaagaaaattttggagattTACAAAGGCATGAATTTTGAGATTTGATTTGGGTCAAGTGATTTTCACTTCAATTCACCATGCAAAATAAGTGGGAACAGATTGAAGAAAGTGGAAaagtaaatatatttaacaagcaAAAGCATgaaaacaaaggcaatggaTGGATAGACCTGTAGGTTTTTCTCGAAATTGATTTTCATGAGTTTTCATACTTTTAATTGAGATAAAGTTCTAATTTTATTAAGctgttgatttttttatttgtattaaattctatttaattaatttctatgtaatttaatattttagaaatttatttgcttgtatcataaatacattttaacaacttttttatctcacatactgATTTCAAAAGAAtgctataattttttttttcaaaaaatcatttcaaataatctcctatccaaatcAGTTGTTCCAAGGCTATTATGTGCTACCGTTCAGACCACACTTATATCTTTCAAGACCTTCCActtataaaaaagaaaaaagcactTATATTTTTCATTAATGAAAGAAGCTAAAATTAGTTACCTAACAAGTTACACACCTTCATTAATGAATTGGCACATAATAACGAATTGTTAGTATAAAATGAGTTTATACTAATGGTGTATAaaagatttattcaaaaaatatatGGATAAATATTTCCTACactatttatatatataaaccaATGGGTTTACATGCAACGTATACAAATGTGGAACTCAAATTCAAGTTTGGATGATGTAATATGTATCTCAATGCACTAACACACGCTATTAGTGTAATGATTAATCCAAAAATATTATATCACTAATTATAAACAAAGGTTATGTTTGTCATTTTATGAAACATGTGGTCATCTTAGTAATTTACACAATAAAATGTATTAATTTACCAAATTTCAATTTCCAAAAAATATAGTGAATCAAAAGAGGAAACTACATTATTTAACTAATTTATactttcaaaataatttttgaaataaaatcagaaaaaaaaaaaagcaaaagagcACAGTTTTAAAGAGCTTGTACTAGTTAAcgttaaaatttttaaatttagtATTATTTAGTTTTTTCTAGGgtcaaaataaatttaaaaaagttgAAAGTTTGACTTGTTCAATTGAATCAATTGACTAATAAATTGGAAGTTCATTCAGTTCACTTATCAATCATAGTGTAAAAATATTAAGTTGAAGGGAATTAGTAgctaaattttatattattcaTCTTTATGGTTTTGCTTGTATTAGAGACTCATTTCTTTACTTCATtaaattgtttcttttattattCGTTCATCTTGTTCTTGACAAAACTCCCCCATCTTGGTCAATTTAGGTTATGTGTTTATTTAGTTTAATTTTGCTTTGCTTTTACTTTCaatttttacaattttgttACTCTCACTTATATAAGCAAAATACGAATGCATAAGCTGAACTAAAGCATAGGCTGGTACACCTAAGTAACTAAAGGAGATTTGacttttaattatttctaaaatttcattttcaatattttctttaaGAGGtggataaaggaaaaaaaaaaaaaagtaaaatgtGTAcagagaaaatgaaaatttgatggCAAGAAAATGCATGGTAAAAAAAGTAAAGGGGATAGAAATAAATTGGATAAGCAacagaaaggaaaataaatggaagaatgaaaaataaatcaaaatccatGGGTCAAGAGTATTTGATGAAAAAACATGAAACAAGGACCTAATTGGAAAAACTGTGAGAGACAAAGTGCAACTCTACCAAAACTTCATGGGATTTACTACATGAAAAAGCCACGGAACCGAAAAAGCCACGTTGCTCAGCACATTTTCGGGACCGACATGGCATCATTCACTGACTTCGTTCTGAATCAATTGACTAATAAATTGGAAGTTCATTCAGTTCACTTATCAATCATAGTGTAAAAATATTAAGTTGAAGGGAATTAGTAgctaaattttatattattcaTCTTTATGGTTTTGCTTGTATTAGAGACTCATTTCTTTACTTCATtaaattgtttcttttattattCGTTCATCTTGTTCTTGACAAAACTCCCCCATCTTGGTCAATTTAGGTTATGTGTTTATTTAGTTTAATTTTGCTTTGCTTTTACTTTCaatttttacaattttgttACTCTCACTTATATAAGCAAAATACGAATGCATAAGCTGAACTAAAGCATAGGCTGGTACACCTAAGTAACTAAAGGAGATTTGacttttaattatttctaaaatttcattttcaatattttctttaaGAGGtggataaaggaaaaaaaaaaaaaagtaaaatgtGTAcagagaaaatgaaaatttgatggCAAGAAAATGCATGGTAAAAAAAGTAAAGGGGATAGAAATAAATTGGATAAGCAacagaaaggaaaataaatggaagaatgaaaaataaatcaaaatccatGGGTCAAGAGTATTTGATGAAAAAACATGAAACAAGGACCTAATTGGAAAAACTGTGAGA
It contains:
- the LOC113749953 gene encoding putative 12-oxophytodienoate reductase 11, with the translated sequence MEKKVDDRQEEQTIPLLTPYQMGPFQLSHRIVLAPLTRQRSYNDIPQPHAILYYSQRTTKGGLLIAEATVVSDTGRGYPMTPGIWTKEQIEAWKPIVDAVHAKGGIFFCQLWHGGRVSNNDFQPNGQAPISSTDKLLAPQVRTNGIDVAEFSPPRRLRTEEIPQVVNDFRLAALSAIEAGFDGVEIHGAHGYLIDQFSKGQVNDRTDEYGGSLENRCRFALEIVEAVSDAIGADRVGIRLSPFANYNGASDSNPKALGLHMAEALNKYGILYLHMVEPRMIKVGEKFECADSLLPMRKAFKGTFIAAGGYQREDGNKAVAENHADLIAYGRIFLANPDLPKRFELNTPLNKYNRATFYIPDPVVGYTDYPFLETNA